The following proteins are co-located in the Telopea speciosissima isolate NSW1024214 ecotype Mountain lineage chromosome 9, Tspe_v1, whole genome shotgun sequence genome:
- the LOC122639278 gene encoding monooxygenase 2-like, protein METVEDIVIVGAGIAGLTTALGLHRMGLRSLVLESSESLRATGFAFLTWTNAWKALDAVGIGDTLREEHVQLDGLESVSTISGLSSSYMSFKAPISKGNEVRAVRRKLLLDALVKDLPPGTIRFSSKLVSIEESGNLKLLHLADGSFLKTKALIGCDGVNSIIAKWLGLETPVFSERWAFRGIAEYLDGHGLERIFFQCSGNGSRCGMIPCDEKTVYWFFTWTPSSQEKCINDSPAMMKQFVLNNLGKAPEALVNAIEKTDLGSIVASQLRFRKPWNVLWGDISKGNVCVAGDALHPMTPDIGQGGCSALEDGVVLARCLAEALLEETRRESMKVEEKEEEECNRIKKGLEKFAKERRWRSFELISTAYMVGFIQQSDGKFLTFLRDKLLSPFLAGLLLKRAAYDCGKLNIS, encoded by the exons ATGGAAACAGTTGAAGACATTGTAATAGTTGGTGCTGGAATTGCAGGGCTCACTACAGCCTTAGGACTTCACAG GATGGGATTGCGAAGCTTGGTGTTGGAATCATCAGAAAGCTTGAGGGCTACTGGATTTGCATTTCTGACATGGACTAATGCATGGAAGGCTTTGGATGCTGTAGGCATTGGTGATACCCTAAGAGAAGAACATGTTCAGCTTGATGG GTTAGAGAGTGTATCAACCATTTCTGGCCTTTCTTCCTCTTATATGTCATTTAA GGCTCCCATTAG TAAAGGCAATGAAGTTCGTGCTGTGAGAAGGAAACTTTTGCTAGATGCCCTTGTAAAGGATCTACCACCAGGCACCATTAGGTTCTCTTCCAAGCTTGTTTCCATTGAGGAATCAGGCAACTTAAAATTACTACATTTAGCTGATGGATCCTTCCTAAAGACCAag GCATTAATTGGGTGTGATGGAGTGAATTCAATTATTGCAAAATGGTTGGGTCTTGAAACGCCAGTCTTTTCTGAGAGATGGGCATTTAGAGGTATTGCAGAATACTTGGATGGCCATGGCCTTGAACGCATATTCTTTCAGTGCTCTGGAAATGGCTCTCGCTGTGGTATGATTCCTTGTGATGAGAAGACTGTATATTGGTTTTTCACTTGGACTCCCTCTTCCCAAG AGAAATGCATAAATGATAGCCCAGCCATGATGAAGCAGTTTGTGTTGAACAATCTTGGGAAAGCACCGGAGGCATTAGTGAATGCCATAGAAAAGACTGATTTGGGTAGTATTGTAGCCTCACAACTAAGGTTCAGGAAGCCATGGAATGTGTTATGGGGAGATATCTCTAAAGGAAATGTCTGTGTAGCTGGAGATGCTCTCCACCCAATGACACCAGATATTGGTCAAGGTGGGTGTTCAGCATTAGAAGATGGTGTTGTTCTTGCTAGGTGCCTTGCTGAGGCTCTGTTGGAAGAGACAAGAAGAGAATCCATGaaagtagaagaaaaagaagaagaagaatgcaatCGGATAAAGAAGGGTTTAGAGAAATTTGCTAAGGAAAGGAGATGGAGAAGCTTTGAACTTATTAGTACAGCTTATATGGTGGGCTTCATACAACAAAGTGATGGAAAATTTCTTACTTTCTTAAGAGATAAGTTGTTGTCACCATTCTTAGCTGGGTTGCTTTTGAAGAGGGCTGCTTATGATTGTGGGAAACTCAACATctcttag
- the LOC122640374 gene encoding V-type proton ATPase catalytic subunit A-like, whose product MPSNNGIRMTTFEDSEKESEFGYVRKVSGPVVVADGMAGAAMYELVRVGHDSLIGEIIRLEGDSATIQVYEETAGLMVNDPVLRTHKPLSVELGPGILGNIFDGIQRPLKTIARISADVYIPRGVSVPALDKDILWEFQPKKIGEGDLLTGGDLYATVFENSLMQHHVALPPDAMGKINYIAPAGQYSLKDTVLELEFQGVKKQFTMLQTWPVRSPRPVASKLAADTPLLTGQRVLDALFPSVLGGTCAIPGAFGCGKTVISQALSKYSNSDTVVYVGCGERGNEMAEVLMDFPQLTMTLPDGREESVMKRTTLVANTSNMPVAAREASIYTGITIAEYFRDMGYNVSMMADSTSRWAEALREISGRLAEMPADSGYPAYLAARLASFYERAGKVKCLGSPERTGSVTIVGAVSPPGGDFSDPVTSATLSIVQVFWGLDKKLAQRKHFPSVNWLISYSKYSQALESFYEQFDSDFIGIRTKAREVLQREDDLNEIVQLVGKDALAETDKITLETAKLLREDYLAQNAFTPYDKFCPFYKSVWMMRNIIHFSNLANQAVERGAGMDGQRITYSLIKHKMGDLFYRLVSQKFEDPAEGEAALVAKFSKLHEDLTAGFRNLEDETR is encoded by the exons ATGCCATCGAATAATGGAATCCGAATGACGACATTTGAAGACTCTGAGAAGGAGAGCGAGTTTGGTTACGTTCGCAAG GTATCGGGACCTGTTGTTGTTGCAGATGGAATGGCAGGGGCTGCCATGTATGAACTTGTTCGTGTGGGACATGACAGCCTTATTGGAGAAATTATTAGATTGGAAGGAGATTCTGCTACAATCCAAG TCTATGAAGAGACAGCTGGGTTGATGGTGAATGATCCTGTTCTAAGAACACACAAG CCGCTTTCAGTGGAGTTGGGACCTGGAATTTTGGGGAACATTTTTGATGGTATTCAG AGGCCTTTGAAAACTATCGCTAGAATATCTGCTGATGTCTATATACCTCGTGGGGTCTCTGTACCAGCTCTGGACAAAGACATTCTCTGGGagttccaacccaaaaaaatag gTGAGGGAGACCTTCTAACTGGTGGAGACCTATATGCT ACTGTCTTTGAGAACAGTTTGATGCAACATCATGTTGCACTTCCTCCTGATGCTATGGGAAAGATCAATTACATTGCACCTGCTGGTCAATACTCACTAAAG GATACTGTGTTAGAGCTTGAGTTTCAAGGTGTCAAAAAGCAATTTACCATGCTTCAG ACTTGGCCTGTCCGTTCACCACGGCCTGTCGCATCGAAACTTGCTGCTGATACACCTCTCTTAACTGGGCAG CGTGTTCTTGATGCCCTTTTCCCCTCTGTTCTTGGTGGGACTTGCGCCATCCCTGGAGCATTTGGTTGTGGGAAAACAGTCATTAGTCAAGCTCTTTCTAAG TACTCTAATTCGGACACTGTGGTTTATGTTGGTTgtggagagagaggaaatgaaATGGCAGAG GTTCTTATGGATTTTCCTCAATTGACTATGACGTTGCCTGATGGCCGTGAAGAATCTGTCATGAAGCGCACAACACTTGTAGCAAACACTTCAAACATGCCTGTGGCTGCTCGAGAGGCCTCCATTTATACAG GCATTACGATAGCTGAATATTTCAGAGATATGGGTTACAATGTTAGTATGATGGCTGATTCGACATCTCGTTGGGCAGAAGCATTGCGTGAAATATCAGGGCGTCTG GCAGAAATGCCTGCAGATAGTGGTTATCCTGCTTATCTGGCGGCACGTTTAGCCTCTTTCTATGAACGGGCAGGTAAAGTGAAGTGCCTTGGTTCGCCAGAACGCACTGGTAGTGTCACAATTGTTGGTGCTGTTTCTCCTCCAGGTGGAGATTTCTCAGATCCTGTGACATCCGCGACCCTCAGTATTGTTCAG GTCTTCTGGGGTCTGGACAAAAAACTTGCTCAGAGGAaacactttccatctgtaaactGGCTTATTTCTTACTCCAAATACTCCCAG GCCTTGGAGTCTTTCTATGAGCAATTTGATTCAGATTTTATTGGAATCAGGACAAAAGCACGTGAGGTGTTGCAGAGAGAAGATGACCTGAATGAAATTGTCCAA CTTGTGGGCAAAGATGCTTTGGCAGAAACAGATAAGATTACCTTGGAGACTGCTAAACTTCTGAGGGAGGACTACCTTGCCCAGAATGCATTTACCCC ATACGATAAATTTTGCCCATTTTACAAGTCGGTTTGGATGATGCGCAACATTATCCATTTCTCCAATTTGGCCAATCAG GCCGTGGAGCGAGGTGCTGGTATGGATGGGCAGAGAATAACATACAGTCTTATCAAACACAAGATGGGAGATCTCTTTTACCGATTAGT GTCTCAGAAATTTGAGGATCCAGCAGAAGGGGAGGCTGCTTTGGTGGCAAAATTTAGTAAGCTACATGAAGATCTGACTGCAGGTTTCCGCAACCTCGAGGATGAAACTCGATGA